The Pyrodictium delaneyi genome contains a region encoding:
- a CDS encoding radical SAM/SPASM domain-containing protein: MAAEGPEWLIWIVTPACNLRCPYCYATRYQAEKPLPTSEALRIIGEAAELGVGYINFTGGEPLLRRDIFEIIGAARDRGIETSLFTNMTLMTEDRAARLARLETSLLTSLDGPRDVYEKAKGPGSWARFLKGLETVRRQGLSFHVNIPVSRLNYSRVGEAIRTAVELGASSISVIPSMPTGRALGTRTNVSQREFLEALRQAEETASQLGITVAVWCAPFTAALPWARHLTYSNCRDWNVMDITPSGKVVFCDVLGVVVADVLRDGLRDAWEKLQKHPLNRLINQTPGRCRSCPVAVSCRGGCYARAHYYWGRLPSPDPLCPRVHTGT; this comes from the coding sequence ATGGCTGCAGAGGGGCCGGAATGGCTCATATGGATAGTAACTCCGGCGTGTAATCTGCGCTGCCCCTATTGCTATGCTACGCGCTACCAGGCCGAGAAGCCGCTCCCCACCAGCGAGGCCCTCCGCATAATAGGCGAGGCAGCAGAGCTAGGAGTAGGCTACATCAACTTTACCGGTGGCGAGCCGCTACTGCGCAGAGACATATTCGAGATAATCGGGGCTGCACGCGACCGGGGCATAGAGACAAGCCTCTTTACCAACATGACCCTCATGACTGAGGATAGGGCCGCTAGGCTGGCCCGTCTAGAAACATCCCTCCTAACGAGCCTTGACGGGCCCCGCGACGTCTACGAGAAAGCCAAGGGCCCTGGCTCCTGGGCCAGATTCCTAAAGGGCCTCGAGACCGTCCGGCGCCAGGGGCTAAGCTTCCACGTGAACATCCCGGTCTCCCGGCTCAACTACAGCCGCGTCGGCGAGGCGATAAGAACGGCAGTAGAGCTAGGCGCCTCCAGCATCTCAGTGATACCCTCGATGCCCACGGGGAGGGCTCTGGGGACGCGGACAAACGTCTCCCAGAGAGAGTTCCTAGAGGCGCTCCGCCAGGCCGAGGAGACGGCCAGCCAGCTAGGCATAACAGTAGCAGTCTGGTGTGCCCCGTTCACAGCGGCCCTACCCTGGGCGAGACACCTAACCTACAGCAACTGCCGGGACTGGAATGTCATGGATATAACCCCGAGCGGCAAAGTAGTGTTCTGCGACGTGCTAGGAGTAGTAGTCGCGGACGTGCTGAGAGACGGTCTGCGAGACGCCTGGGAGAAGCTACAGAAGCACCCCCTAAACAGGCTAATCAACCAGACACCAGGCAGGTGCAGAAGCTGCCCGGTAGCAGTCAGCTGTCGTGGAGGATGCTACGCTCGGGCACACTACTACTGGGGTAGACTCCCATCGCCAGACCCTCTATGTCCACGCGTACATACAGGGACCTAA
- a CDS encoding NAD(P)/FAD-dependent oxidoreductase: MTRVDVLVVGAGVIGLATAFHVKQQCPSCSIALVDKHPGPGHGDTGRSAAAFRAFFYSRTNMALAATSIAFYRSIQERENFDLGMKFIGYLFLLSEEKYGALEPVLQELRRRGLGYRVIDAGELEERLGLRTRVRGDEEAELMGLEDIEVGILAENAGIMRPERLVEYYHTRIREMGVETIYNTRVERLIVEPEEPLGLAYEPLPWQRARVAGAVTQHGEIRADVTIIAAGAESPMLLDPIGVDVHAKPKKRQVFVLRANTPGLQRLLHAEGFNPYGVMPFILLPKGVYVRPAPEENAFWVGASDHLGRPFAWEPDPQPEEPYYTYGVYPILRSYLPAFNGARPAAAWAGFYDISIDGQPVVFSEPGLVVAAGTSGSGIMKADAVGRIAAALALGKKKAVLYGGEEIDADILGTKSRRIEDEKLVI, from the coding sequence ATGACTAGGGTAGACGTGCTAGTCGTGGGCGCCGGCGTAATAGGCCTCGCAACAGCCTTCCACGTGAAACAGCAGTGCCCCAGCTGTAGTATAGCCCTGGTGGACAAACACCCCGGCCCCGGTCACGGGGATACGGGGAGGAGTGCAGCGGCTTTCCGCGCCTTCTTCTACTCGCGTACCAACATGGCGCTCGCCGCCACAAGTATCGCGTTCTACCGGAGCATACAGGAGAGGGAGAACTTCGACCTTGGCATGAAGTTCATCGGCTACCTCTTTCTCCTCAGCGAGGAGAAGTATGGGGCGCTGGAGCCGGTGCTCCAGGAGCTGCGGCGCCGCGGCCTAGGCTACCGGGTCATTGACGCCGGGGAGTTAGAGGAGAGACTGGGGCTACGGACGCGTGTTCGGGGTGATGAGGAGGCGGAGCTCATGGGGCTCGAGGACATAGAGGTCGGTATCCTCGCCGAGAACGCTGGGATAATGAGGCCGGAGAGGCTCGTCGAGTACTACCACACTAGGATAAGGGAAATGGGGGTCGAGACCATCTACAACACCCGGGTCGAGCGGCTCATAGTAGAGCCCGAGGAGCCTCTTGGCCTAGCCTATGAGCCCCTCCCCTGGCAGCGGGCCCGAGTAGCCGGCGCCGTCACTCAACATGGCGAGATACGGGCAGACGTGACGATAATAGCTGCTGGCGCCGAGTCGCCCATGCTCCTCGACCCGATAGGCGTAGATGTTCACGCCAAGCCGAAGAAGAGGCAGGTCTTCGTGCTCCGCGCCAATACTCCTGGGCTCCAGAGGCTTCTTCACGCAGAGGGCTTTAATCCGTACGGCGTAATGCCGTTCATCCTCCTGCCCAAGGGGGTGTACGTACGCCCAGCCCCCGAGGAGAACGCGTTCTGGGTAGGCGCCTCTGACCACCTCGGTAGGCCCTTCGCCTGGGAGCCGGATCCCCAGCCCGAGGAGCCCTACTACACCTACGGGGTCTACCCCATCCTACGCAGCTACCTCCCAGCGTTCAATGGTGCCCGGCCCGCTGCGGCCTGGGCGGGTTTCTACGACATATCGATAGACGGGCAGCCTGTGGTCTTCAGCGAGCCCGGCTTAGTCGTCGCGGCGGGGACAAGCGGCAGCGGGATAATGAAGGCTGATGCCGTGGGCAGGATAGCTGCAGCCCTCGCCCTGGGCAAGAAGAAGGCTGTGCTCTACGGCGGTGAGGAGATAGACGCAGACATACTGGGAACGAAGAGCCGCCGGATAGAAGACGAAAAGCTCGTCATTTAG
- a CDS encoding 2-oxoacid:acceptor oxidoreductase family protein, whose product MVPHATTGGGLLEALRSTVELRFHGRGGQGAVTAATLLVRAALLEGKWGQAIPSFGAERRGAHVLAFARVAEKPVPIHSMVRRPDVVVVLDPSLILVEKKKVLHGVKPGAKIVANLPEPVDLGDSSARLYWVNATRIAQELGLIVAGWPVVNTAMLGALAKATGLVSIDSVVEAIKEHWSGRPRVAELNAEAARRAYAETREAVAKPAEVAQP is encoded by the coding sequence TTGGTCCCGCACGCAACTACCGGCGGTGGGCTCCTCGAGGCTCTAAGAAGCACTGTAGAGTTGAGGTTTCATGGCCGCGGCGGCCAGGGAGCTGTAACCGCGGCTACGCTCCTCGTCCGCGCCGCGCTGCTGGAGGGCAAGTGGGGCCAGGCTATCCCCAGCTTTGGAGCCGAGAGACGTGGAGCGCACGTGCTTGCATTCGCCCGTGTCGCCGAGAAGCCGGTGCCTATCCACAGTATGGTTCGGAGGCCTGACGTTGTTGTGGTACTTGATCCCTCGCTAATCCTGGTTGAAAAGAAGAAGGTACTGCATGGAGTCAAGCCAGGCGCAAAGATAGTGGCTAATCTCCCCGAGCCCGTGGACCTAGGAGACTCTAGCGCCAGGCTCTACTGGGTCAACGCTACCCGCATCGCCCAGGAATTAGGGCTGATTGTGGCAGGCTGGCCCGTGGTTAACACGGCTATGCTAGGAGCTCTCGCCAAGGCTACGGGTCTGGTCTCGATAGACTCTGTGGTTGAGGCCATCAAGGAGCATTGGAGCGGTCGACCGCGGGTAGCGGAGTTGAACGCTGAGGCCGCCCGCCGCGCCTACGCTGAGACCCGGGAAGCTGTAGCCAAGCCGGCGGAGGTGGCTCAGCCGTGA
- a CDS encoding 4Fe-4S binding protein, whose translation MTRADRPGLVALADPAGHVLPLSLADKGSAGRTGFWRTQRPVLNPERCTGCFMCWLYCPEDVIEMKEGAGPRGQAIPVIDYEYCKGCGVCANVCPVKALEMVDEEKFLHEEVVQREG comes from the coding sequence GTGACAAGAGCCGATAGGCCAGGCCTTGTGGCTCTAGCCGATCCCGCTGGCCATGTACTGCCGCTATCGCTCGCCGACAAGGGCTCGGCAGGGCGTACTGGGTTCTGGCGTACCCAGCGACCCGTACTGAACCCTGAGCGGTGCACTGGCTGCTTCATGTGCTGGCTATACTGCCCCGAGGACGTGATAGAGATGAAGGAGGGCGCTGGACCGCGTGGCCAGGCGATACCGGTGATCGACTACGAATACTGTAAGGGCTGCGGTGTCTGCGCCAACGTCTGCCCCGTCAAGGCTCTCGAAATGGTCGACGAGGAGAAGTTTCTACACGAGGAGGTAGTACAAAGGGAGGGTTGA
- a CDS encoding transketolase C-terminal domain-containing protein: MPVLTSMRGNEAVAYAAKLARVEVVAAYPITPQTIVVEKIDELIASGEMNAEMIHVESEHSALAAAYGAAAGGVRAFTATSSHGLAYMYEMLWWTAASRIPLVMAIITRALGPPWNIHVEHADLMSTRDTGWLIAMAENNQEALDLTLMMFRVTEDPRVYLPGIIGLDGFILSHTVEPLELPDQETVDEFLPPRRQPYVMEPGEPKAMGNLVPDEYFEELRMDMHQSLARARQVIMEAGREYGRLTGRSYESLVECYRCNDADIVIAGMGSWMGDAKITADVLREKGLRTGVLRLRWVRPFPWEEIREAAMGKKLLVVLDRSVSFGHAGPLFLEISSAVEAKPSMVGILAGVGGVDISYEDIARMVEHIYEMVEERGRVYIPAYWYHLGKFHPMPPYESVFLAPEQAPKGE; encoded by the coding sequence GTGCCCGTGCTCACAAGCATGAGGGGCAATGAAGCTGTAGCATACGCGGCTAAGCTGGCCCGCGTAGAGGTTGTAGCAGCATATCCGATAACACCACAGACTATCGTCGTGGAGAAAATCGATGAACTGATAGCAAGCGGCGAAATGAATGCTGAGATGATACATGTAGAGAGCGAGCATAGCGCACTCGCAGCAGCCTATGGTGCTGCCGCCGGCGGAGTGAGAGCCTTCACGGCTACTAGCAGCCATGGACTCGCCTACATGTATGAGATGCTCTGGTGGACAGCTGCTAGCCGCATACCCCTAGTAATGGCGATAATTACGAGGGCTCTAGGCCCACCCTGGAATATCCACGTAGAGCATGCAGACCTAATGAGTACCCGTGATACAGGATGGCTAATAGCCATGGCTGAGAACAACCAGGAGGCACTAGACCTGACACTAATGATGTTCCGTGTCACCGAGGACCCACGGGTCTACCTACCCGGCATAATCGGACTCGACGGCTTCATCCTCAGCCACACGGTGGAGCCGCTTGAGCTGCCCGACCAGGAAACTGTGGACGAGTTCCTGCCACCGCGCCGACAGCCCTACGTGATGGAGCCAGGCGAGCCTAAGGCAATGGGCAACCTGGTGCCAGACGAGTACTTCGAGGAACTCCGCATGGACATGCACCAGAGCCTTGCCAGGGCCCGCCAGGTCATTATGGAGGCTGGCCGCGAGTATGGTAGGCTCACGGGCAGGAGCTACGAAAGCCTCGTAGAGTGCTACCGCTGCAACGACGCCGACATAGTGATAGCTGGCATGGGCTCCTGGATGGGCGACGCCAAGATCACAGCCGACGTGCTCCGCGAGAAGGGACTACGCACTGGAGTCCTACGCTTACGCTGGGTGAGGCCCTTCCCCTGGGAGGAGATACGGGAAGCCGCCATGGGCAAGAAACTGTTGGTGGTGCTCGACCGTAGCGTCTCCTTCGGCCACGCTGGGCCACTCTTCCTAGAGATTAGCAGCGCCGTAGAGGCCAAGCCTAGCATGGTAGGCATCCTGGCTGGAGTCGGCGGAGTTGATATATCGTACGAGGACATAGCTAGGATGGTTGAGCACATCTACGAAATGGTTGAGGAGAGGGGCCGGGTCTACATACCGGCCTACTGGTACCACCTCGGCAAGTTCCACCCAATGCCCCCATACGAGTCCGTGTTTCTAGCGCCCGAACAAGCCCCTAAGGGTGAGTAA
- the porB gene encoding pyruvate synthase subunit PorB, whose product MAVNIRKLPRKKYVMPGNAACPGCPETMGFRYVGMALGEKAVMVIPAGCSSVIQGLWPRQGWGLPVLNIVFAAGAAAASGLARALRRRGIDAQVVVWAGDGGTADIGLQALSAAAERGEDIIYICVDNEAYMNTGIQRSGLTPYGAWTTTTHQGKKEFKKPLPQIVAAHRIPYVATASIGYPWDFIAKLRKAASIRGFKYIHLHAPCPVGWRFDPGLTAKIAQLAVETGMWILYEYENGKLRLNPPSNRLIDPSKRKPIEEYIKLQGRFRHLKPEDIERLRQEVEMNWREITAMLKLQELEERSKT is encoded by the coding sequence GTGGCCGTAAACATACGCAAGCTCCCGCGCAAGAAGTACGTGATGCCGGGTAACGCTGCCTGCCCCGGCTGCCCAGAGACCATGGGGTTCCGCTACGTAGGAATGGCACTCGGCGAGAAGGCAGTGATGGTGATACCCGCCGGCTGTAGCTCTGTGATCCAGGGACTGTGGCCCCGGCAGGGCTGGGGGCTCCCCGTACTCAACATAGTGTTCGCTGCAGGTGCCGCTGCTGCCAGCGGGCTCGCCCGCGCCCTACGCCGCCGCGGCATAGACGCGCAGGTCGTGGTATGGGCTGGTGACGGCGGCACCGCAGATATAGGCCTCCAGGCTCTCAGCGCTGCTGCCGAACGCGGCGAGGACATCATATACATCTGTGTCGACAACGAGGCCTACATGAACACGGGTATCCAGAGGAGCGGCCTCACACCTTACGGTGCCTGGACCACGACGACGCACCAGGGCAAGAAGGAGTTCAAGAAGCCACTCCCACAGATAGTTGCAGCCCACCGCATCCCCTACGTAGCTACTGCAAGCATCGGTTATCCCTGGGACTTCATAGCTAAGCTCCGCAAGGCGGCGAGTATACGGGGCTTCAAGTACATACACCTTCACGCGCCTTGCCCGGTAGGCTGGAGGTTCGACCCAGGCCTCACAGCGAAGATAGCACAGCTCGCCGTCGAGACCGGTATGTGGATACTTTACGAGTACGAGAACGGAAAACTACGGTTAAACCCGCCGAGCAACCGGCTAATAGACCCCTCGAAGAGGAAGCCTATAGAGGAGTACATTAAGCTGCAGGGTAGGTTCCGGCACCTAAAACCAGAAGACATCGAGAGGCTACGCCAAGAGGTTGAAATGAACTGGCGCGAGATAACAGCGATGCTGAAGCTGCAGGAGCTGGAGGAGCGGTCAAAGACCTAG
- a CDS encoding ABC transporter permease produces the protein MSSSGGRDIRPSILRSILGIAVLESRWVTRQPGWLIQDAFMALSFALILWAWGGAEAVKSIIIAWIIAGAWSTGINFVGQDIAWARVYGKLQMYIASPVTPRGYLLGLLASHFAVHMPLSIAVLSLIATALDTLGLIPAAVAAGLLLLPCSVFLGLALAMRIRKHTNISAITNPIAMILIMLPPVFYPLAALPAMLQPIALMVPTAAAAELARSLAGYYAVYQPQLPALVLVMWNIAALVVASRTIKWGHE, from the coding sequence ATGAGCAGTAGCGGTGGCCGAGACATTAGACCTAGCATTCTCCGTAGTATCCTAGGTATAGCAGTTCTGGAGAGCCGGTGGGTGACCAGGCAGCCTGGCTGGCTGATACAAGACGCGTTCATGGCTTTATCGTTCGCGCTCATACTCTGGGCGTGGGGCGGCGCCGAGGCAGTGAAGAGCATAATAATAGCATGGATAATCGCGGGCGCCTGGTCTACCGGCATAAACTTTGTCGGACAGGATATAGCCTGGGCACGTGTCTACGGCAAACTCCAGATGTACATAGCGTCGCCCGTGACGCCCCGCGGCTACCTGCTCGGCCTCCTGGCTAGCCATTTTGCAGTACATATGCCGCTCAGCATAGCAGTCCTATCGCTGATAGCAACAGCCCTAGACACGCTAGGGCTCATACCGGCTGCCGTGGCTGCAGGGCTCCTGCTACTACCGTGCTCAGTGTTCCTAGGCCTAGCACTAGCGATGAGGATACGGAAGCACACCAACATATCAGCTATAACAAACCCGATAGCAATGATCCTCATAATGCTGCCGCCAGTATTCTACCCCCTCGCAGCGCTGCCGGCTATGCTCCAGCCTATAGCACTCATGGTACCCACAGCAGCGGCAGCAGAGCTGGCGAGGAGCCTCGCGGGCTACTATGCTGTCTATCAGCCTCAGCTACCAGCCCTAGTCCTCGTAATGTGGAACATAGCGGCGCTAGTAGTGGCATCGAGGACCATAAAGTGGGGCCACGAGTAG
- a CDS encoding ABC transporter ATP-binding protein → MPSSYAVVAEGLAKRYPGGVWGAVDVSFSSPWGRVTVLLGPNGAGKTTTIGMVSTILKPSRGRGFVAGFDIVREAREVRRRIALVPQEARIDLNWTPLEAVKWYLVARGWSIRDAERRAREVLKQLGLWEIRNRSGWGLSGGQKRKTVTAMALATEAEVVFLDEPTTGLDVESRYGVWDAVRGAAAEGRCIVFTTHDMREAEMLADHAVFISKGRVVAEGSPRRLRGALPYRYRVVLRRPRRDPQGLAAKIIRVGDTLIAYASSRSEAHAIAEDAEAESATVEPVGFEDVYLYYVHEARKEVKLNEQ, encoded by the coding sequence ATGCCTAGCAGCTATGCAGTGGTAGCGGAGGGCCTGGCTAAGAGGTACCCAGGGGGCGTCTGGGGCGCGGTCGACGTGAGCTTCTCCTCACCCTGGGGTCGTGTGACAGTACTTCTCGGACCCAACGGGGCCGGGAAGACCACAACCATAGGGATGGTATCTACCATACTCAAGCCCAGCCGTGGCCGCGGCTTCGTAGCGGGTTTCGACATTGTCAGGGAGGCCCGGGAGGTCCGACGCCGCATAGCGCTTGTGCCACAGGAGGCCCGTATAGACCTCAACTGGACTCCACTAGAGGCCGTGAAGTGGTATCTCGTAGCCCGAGGCTGGAGTATACGTGATGCTGAGAGACGTGCTCGCGAGGTGCTCAAACAGCTAGGGCTTTGGGAAATACGGAACCGTAGTGGCTGGGGGCTGAGCGGCGGCCAGAAGAGGAAAACAGTGACTGCCATGGCCCTGGCGACAGAGGCTGAGGTGGTGTTCCTTGACGAACCCACCACGGGGCTGGACGTGGAGAGCCGGTATGGTGTATGGGATGCTGTCCGGGGCGCAGCAGCCGAGGGACGATGCATAGTATTTACCACCCATGATATGAGGGAGGCGGAGATGTTAGCCGACCATGCAGTCTTTATATCGAAGGGGCGGGTGGTGGCGGAGGGGAGTCCTAGGAGGCTCCGAGGGGCGCTGCCCTACCGCTACCGTGTCGTGCTCCGCCGGCCACGCCGTGACCCCCAGGGCCTTGCGGCCAAGATTATACGCGTAGGTGACACATTGATAGCGTATGCTTCGTCCCGTAGCGAGGCTCATGCAATAGCAGAAGATGCTGAGGCAGAATCTGCTACGGTAGAACCCGTGGGGTTCGAAGACGTCTATCTTTACTACGTGCATGAGGCACGTAAGGAGGTGAAACTTAATGAGCAGTAG
- a CDS encoding acylphosphatase, giving the protein MVRAYLRIYGLVQGVFFRATMRDVARRLGVTGWVRNMPDGSVEAVVEGPREAVEKVIQWAHRGPPAARVERVEVIWEPYRGEFRDFTIRYDLEPYTPRPIKQSGEG; this is encoded by the coding sequence ATGGTTCGCGCGTACCTCCGCATCTATGGGCTTGTACAAGGCGTGTTCTTCCGGGCCACTATGAGGGACGTGGCGCGCCGGCTCGGAGTAACGGGCTGGGTGCGCAATATGCCGGATGGCAGCGTGGAGGCCGTCGTTGAGGGACCCCGGGAGGCAGTCGAGAAGGTCATACAGTGGGCGCACCGCGGACCCCCGGCCGCTCGGGTGGAGCGTGTAGAGGTCATCTGGGAGCCCTACCGGGGCGAGTTCCGGGACTTCACTATACGTTACGACCTAGAACCCTACACACCGAGGCCCATCAAGCAGAGCGGGGAAGGCTAG
- a CDS encoding aminotransferase class I/II-fold pyridoxal phosphate-dependent enzyme — translation MRNRVDWLLDPARAEKILEDLQRLRDEDPPPCRVAGGMTAEPLPVALEAYTLYARVNLNDPTTWYSVETLMKRLRRLLEELLGPELGMLPTSGGSESALTGLYIAREATGRNIVMASRAAHASIAKAARILGMRLIEAPVDYDLRLDVDSLRRLLRAHQGRVAVVVVTLGVTDNGAIDPILEAAEAAWESGAVLYVDAAWGGFPLLGRPAARGMILPRSGPALVGIDFHKHITPPPSGVLLANTPELLDVVEYQAPYMPSGRQQGLPWTRTAAGLAAAVAALEALGQDGVEKLAQHLYELAERVAEGLRAAGIPVQGGPSTPLVAFNVGRRADSVAEALRRQGWILYPSRLPGVLRYVAKWCHTRSDVEEIVETVALAASRGL, via the coding sequence TTGCGCAACAGGGTCGACTGGTTGCTGGACCCGGCGAGGGCGGAGAAGATACTCGAAGACCTACAGAGGCTGAGAGACGAAGATCCACCACCATGCCGTGTTGCGGGAGGAATGACGGCTGAACCCCTCCCCGTAGCGCTCGAGGCCTACACGCTATACGCTAGAGTGAATCTCAACGACCCCACGACGTGGTACAGTGTCGAGACATTAATGAAGCGGTTACGCCGGCTTCTAGAGGAGTTGCTAGGCCCAGAGCTAGGCATGCTGCCCACGAGCGGCGGCAGTGAATCCGCCTTGACGGGGCTCTACATAGCTAGGGAGGCAACAGGCCGAAACATCGTAATGGCTAGCCGCGCAGCCCACGCGAGCATAGCCAAGGCTGCTAGGATACTCGGCATGAGGCTCATAGAGGCCCCCGTGGACTACGACCTCCGCCTGGACGTGGATTCGCTCCGCAGGCTTCTCCGTGCCCATCAGGGCCGCGTAGCAGTAGTAGTTGTAACGCTAGGAGTAACCGACAACGGGGCCATTGACCCAATCCTGGAGGCTGCCGAGGCGGCGTGGGAGAGCGGTGCAGTACTATACGTGGACGCGGCGTGGGGCGGGTTCCCCCTTCTAGGCCGCCCAGCGGCTCGGGGCATGATCCTCCCGAGGAGTGGTCCAGCCCTCGTGGGGATAGACTTCCACAAGCACATAACACCGCCACCTAGCGGTGTCCTCCTCGCAAACACGCCGGAACTCCTCGACGTAGTGGAGTACCAGGCGCCCTACATGCCCTCCGGGAGGCAACAGGGCCTGCCATGGACCCGTACAGCAGCCGGGCTCGCTGCCGCGGTGGCGGCGCTAGAAGCACTTGGGCAAGACGGCGTAGAGAAGCTAGCCCAGCACCTCTACGAACTAGCAGAACGCGTGGCGGAGGGGCTACGCGCAGCCGGGATCCCGGTCCAGGGTGGGCCCTCGACGCCCCTCGTAGCCTTCAACGTGGGGCGTAGGGCGGACAGCGTGGCAGAGGCACTGAGGAGGCAGGGCTGGATACTCTATCCCTCCCGGCTACCCGGTGTACTGAGGTACGTGGCGAAGTGGTGTCATACGAGGAGTGATGTGGAGGAGATAGTGGAGACAGTCGCGTTAGCTGCCAGCCGTGGTCTCTAG